The following is a genomic window from Vibrio cyclitrophicus.
CGAATGAAAATAATACTGTAAACCGTGGTTCTGAAAGAAAGACACTCGTACTTGCTGTTGTTGCAGGTGCGTGTGGTGATGCACTGTTATCTTGGGTAACAATGAGCGAAGTGGGCTTCTCTATTTTCCCGTTGATTGCTTTAGTTTTGGCTGTACAAGCGCTTTACCAAGAATACCTAACTAATCCAGTATCTGAAGATATTCCGTTAGTGGGTTTGGCTTGTTTCTTTGTAGGTGCAT
Proteins encoded in this region:
- a CDS encoding YijD family membrane protein; protein product: MSNENNTVNRGSERKTLVLAVVAGACGDALLSWVTMSEVGFSIFPLIALVLAVQALYQEYLTNPVSEDIPLVGLACFFVGAFGHSAFVKAQHPDAGSNFFAIIVAMLLLAWVGKKLGFIGKTA